From a single Sediminibacterium sp. KACHI17 genomic region:
- the ispF gene encoding 2-C-methyl-D-erythritol 2,4-cyclodiphosphate synthase, with the protein MNIRIGYGIDYHQLVESRDLFIGGVKIPHDKGALGHSDADVLLHAICDALLGAAALGDIGVHFPDTANEFKNIDSKILLAKTKALIEAEGYHVINIDSTLCLEAPKIKPYVPQMQETIAAILGITIKDISIKATTTEKMGFVGRKEGLVAHAVCLLRANG; encoded by the coding sequence ATGAACATACGTATCGGTTACGGCATAGATTATCATCAGTTAGTAGAAAGCAGAGACCTGTTTATTGGTGGCGTGAAAATTCCGCACGACAAGGGTGCACTCGGACATAGTGATGCCGATGTGCTCTTACACGCTATTTGTGACGCACTACTGGGAGCAGCAGCATTGGGTGATATCGGTGTTCATTTTCCTGATACGGCTAACGAATTCAAGAACATTGACAGTAAGATATTACTAGCAAAAACAAAAGCTTTGATTGAAGCAGAAGGCTATCATGTCATCAACATAGACTCTACGCTCTGTCTGGAAGCACCCAAAATAAAACCCTATGTTCCTCAAATGCAGGAAACCATAGCCGCTATTCTTGGCATCACGATCAAAGACATCTCCATCAAAGCCACCACCACCGAGAAAATGGGATTCGTAGGCAGGAAGGAAGGACTCGTTGCGCACGCGGTTTGTTTGCTGAGGGCTAATGGGTGA